A genome region from Methylorubrum populi includes the following:
- the bfr gene encoding bacterioferritin, translating into MKGDAKVIEYLNRGLRSELTAVNQYWLHFRLLNDWGYVDLAKFWRKESIEEMNHADRFIDRILFLDGFPNLQELDPLRIGQNVQEIIECDLAAENEARSLYLEAAKYCDSINDRVSKRLFEDLAEDEEGHIDFLETQLDLIGQIGLPLYAQRHVGGLEQVAPEKA; encoded by the coding sequence ATGAAGGGCGACGCCAAGGTCATCGAATATCTCAACCGCGGCCTGCGCAGCGAGCTGACGGCGGTCAACCAGTACTGGCTCCACTTCCGCCTGCTGAACGACTGGGGCTACGTCGACCTCGCCAAGTTCTGGCGCAAGGAATCGATCGAGGAGATGAACCACGCCGACCGGTTCATCGACCGCATCCTGTTCCTCGACGGCTTCCCGAACCTGCAGGAGCTCGATCCGCTGCGGATCGGCCAGAACGTGCAGGAGATCATCGAATGCGACCTCGCCGCCGAGAACGAGGCGCGCTCGCTCTATCTCGAAGCCGCCAAGTACTGCGACTCGATCAACGATCGGGTTTCCAAGCGGCTGTTCGAGGATCTGGCCGAGGACGAGGAGGGTCACATCGACTTCCTCGAGACGCAGCTCGACCTGATCGGCCAGATCGGCCTGCCGCTCTACGCCCAGCGCCATGTCGGCGGCCTGGAGCAGGTCGCGCCCGAGAAGGCGTGA
- a CDS encoding DUF4142 domain-containing protein: MLKKYAAASALVVAMATPAFAQVGGDFRLDAMQANAFEIQSAQIALQKSRNPSVRAYAREALRDHQAANVALAGGERNYAAARQAGPGGVVGGLVEAPLAIAGGAVGAATGVATGVVGGTLQGGPVGGIEGIGTGLSNGATAGARAFDVDTTAGTTVVQPNPQQQQMLAELNATPPGARFDRLYGRQQVMAHQMSIGMTQSYAQGGPNPALRNYAQQALPVLQQHYAQAQRLPGAR, encoded by the coding sequence ATGTTGAAGAAATACGCTGCTGCGTCCGCTCTCGTCGTCGCCATGGCGACCCCCGCTTTCGCCCAGGTCGGCGGCGATTTCCGCCTGGATGCCATGCAGGCGAATGCCTTCGAGATCCAGTCCGCTCAGATCGCGCTCCAGAAGAGCCGCAACCCGTCGGTGCGGGCCTATGCCCGCGAGGCGCTGCGTGACCATCAGGCCGCCAACGTCGCCCTGGCCGGCGGCGAGCGCAACTACGCCGCCGCCCGTCAGGCCGGTCCCGGCGGTGTGGTCGGCGGTCTGGTCGAGGCTCCGCTCGCCATCGCCGGCGGCGCGGTCGGCGCGGCCACGGGCGTGGCGACCGGCGTGGTCGGCGGCACCCTGCAGGGCGGCCCGGTCGGCGGCATCGAGGGCATCGGCACCGGCCTGAGCAACGGCGCGACCGCCGGCGCCCGCGCCTTCGACGTCGACACCACCGCGGGCACCACGGTCGTGCAGCCGAACCCGCAGCAGCAGCAGATGCTGGCCGAGCTGAACGCCACCCCGCCCGGCGCCCGCTTCGACCGTCTCTACGGCCGCCAGCAGGTGATGGCCCACCAGATGTCGATCGGCATGACCCAGTCCTACGCCCAGGGCGGCCCGAACCCGGCCCTGCGCAACTACGCCCAGCAGGCCCTGCCGGTGCTGCAGCAGCACTACGCCCAGGCCCAGCGCCTCCCGGGCGCCCGCTGA
- a CDS encoding homoserine O-acetyltransferase gives MDSTLTSNAERGAGTTPREDLRRAGAEASPSSDPRSPVMPFSADEPLAMDSGARLGPFQIAYQTAGTLNAERSNAVLICHALTGDQHFAQPHPVTGKPGWWETLVGPGKPVDTNRYFVVCSNVIGSCMGSTGPASLNPETGRPYGLDFPLVTIRDMVRAQSMLLDRLGIPDLFLCIGGSMGGMQVLQWASLFPERVFAAMPIATGARHSAQNIAFHEVGRQAIMADPAWEEGRYLEAGTRPAKGLGVARMGAHITYLSEPALHRKFGRRLQNRAAPTFSFNADFQIESYLRHQGLSFVERFDANAYLYLTRAMDYFDLAEDHGGVLANAFRGSKTRFCVMSFTSDWLFPTADSRAIVHALNAVAAPVAFVEVESDKGHDAFLLDEPAMFSAARGFIDAAARARGV, from the coding sequence ATGGATTCCACCCTCACCTCAAACGCCGAGCGCGGCGCCGGGACCACCCCGCGCGAAGACCTGCGCCGGGCGGGGGCCGAAGCCTCCCCGTCCTCCGATCCGCGCAGCCCCGTGATGCCGTTCTCCGCCGACGAGCCGCTCGCCATGGATTCCGGCGCCCGGCTCGGTCCGTTCCAGATCGCCTACCAGACCGCCGGCACCCTCAACGCCGAGCGCTCGAACGCGGTGCTGATCTGCCACGCCCTCACCGGCGACCAGCATTTCGCGCAACCCCACCCCGTGACGGGCAAGCCAGGCTGGTGGGAAACGCTGGTGGGACCGGGCAAGCCGGTCGATACGAACCGCTACTTCGTCGTCTGCTCGAACGTCATCGGCTCCTGCATGGGCTCGACCGGACCCGCCTCGCTCAACCCGGAAACGGGCCGTCCCTACGGGCTCGACTTCCCGCTCGTGACGATCCGCGACATGGTCCGGGCCCAGTCCATGCTGCTCGACCGGCTCGGCATCCCCGACCTGTTCCTCTGCATCGGCGGCTCGATGGGCGGGATGCAGGTGCTGCAATGGGCCTCGCTCTTCCCCGAGCGGGTCTTCGCCGCCATGCCCATCGCCACCGGTGCGCGGCACTCGGCGCAGAACATCGCCTTCCACGAGGTCGGCCGGCAGGCGATCATGGCCGACCCGGCCTGGGAGGAGGGCCGCTATCTCGAAGCCGGCACCCGGCCGGCCAAGGGCCTCGGCGTCGCGCGGATGGGCGCGCACATCACCTACCTGTCCGAGCCGGCCCTGCACCGCAAGTTCGGCCGCCGCCTGCAGAACCGGGCGGCCCCGACCTTCTCCTTCAACGCCGACTTCCAGATCGAGAGCTACCTGCGCCACCAGGGCCTCAGCTTCGTCGAGCGCTTCGACGCCAACGCCTACCTCTACCTCACCCGGGCGATGGACTATTTCGACCTCGCCGAGGACCATGGCGGCGTGCTGGCCAACGCCTTCCGCGGCTCGAAGACCCGCTTCTGCGTGATGTCCTTCACCTCGGACTGGCTGTTCCCGACGGCCGATTCCCGCGCCATCGTCCACGCGCTGAACGCGGTGGCGGCGCCCGTCGCCTTCGTCGAGGTCGAGAGCGACAAGGGCCACGACGCCTTCCTGCTCGACGAGCCGGCGATGTTCTCCGCCGCCCGCGGCTTCATCGACGCCGCCGCCCGGGCGCGGGGAGTCTGA
- the dut gene encoding dUTP diphosphatase has protein sequence MKVGLHILDPRLAGWGFPRRGSAASAGLDLHACLDAPLTLEPQAPPALIPAGVSVRIGDPDWCGLVFARSGLGHREGLVLGNGTGVIDADYEGPLLISAWNRNPPASGAAIRIEPGERIAQLVFTRVLRPDFEILEEAPASDGRPSGRGQGGFGSTGRR, from the coding sequence GTGAAGGTCGGCCTCCACATCCTCGATCCGCGGCTCGCCGGCTGGGGCTTTCCCCGCCGGGGCAGCGCGGCGTCCGCCGGGCTCGACCTGCACGCCTGCCTCGACGCCCCCCTGACCCTCGAACCGCAGGCGCCGCCCGCGCTGATCCCGGCCGGCGTCTCGGTGCGGATCGGCGATCCGGACTGGTGCGGGCTCGTGTTCGCCCGCTCGGGGCTGGGACACCGGGAGGGGCTGGTGCTCGGCAACGGCACGGGCGTGATCGACGCCGATTACGAGGGCCCGCTGCTGATCTCGGCCTGGAACCGCAACCCTCCGGCAAGCGGCGCGGCGATCCGCATCGAGCCGGGCGAGCGCATCGCGCAGCTCGTCTTCACCCGGGTGCTGCGGCCGGATTTCGAGATCCTCGAGGAAGCCCCCGCATCGGACGGCCGTCCGTCCGGACGCGGCCAGGGCGGCTTCGGCTCGACGGGCCGGCGCTGA
- a CDS encoding NUDIX domain-containing protein yields MTDRPDADLPIRDIARALVFDPAHRLLLIEYEAVRPIDPGRPDALGFWFMPGGGLEPGESHEAACRRELSEEIGVAEVELGPCVAVCDGPFHLFRTPRHARERYFVVRLASDRVDTSRLAETEDSPVRGTRWWPLDELAASAERIEPAGLAALAQRIASGGVPDQPLRLYWRNA; encoded by the coding sequence GTGACCGACCGCCCCGACGCGGACCTGCCGATCCGCGACATCGCCCGCGCCCTGGTGTTCGATCCCGCGCACCGCCTGCTGCTGATCGAGTACGAGGCGGTGCGACCGATCGATCCCGGCAGGCCCGACGCCCTCGGCTTCTGGTTCATGCCCGGCGGCGGGCTGGAACCGGGCGAGAGCCACGAGGCCGCCTGCCGGCGCGAGTTGTCCGAGGAAATCGGCGTCGCGGAGGTCGAACTCGGCCCCTGCGTCGCCGTCTGCGACGGGCCGTTCCACCTGTTCCGCACGCCGCGCCATGCCCGCGAGCGCTACTTCGTGGTCCGCCTCGCGAGCGATCGCGTCGATACGAGCCGCCTTGCCGAGACCGAGGACAGCCCGGTGCGCGGCACCCGCTGGTGGCCGCTCGACGAACTCGCGGCCTCGGCCGAGCGAATCGAGCCGGCGGGACTGGCCGCGCTGGCGCAACGAATCGCCTCCGGCGGCGTTCCGGACCAGCCCCTCCGCCTGTATTGGCGGAACGCCTGA
- the msrB gene encoding peptide-methionine (R)-S-oxide reductase MsrB: MNRRQTLRAGASLLGLFAGSRLMETVAGPARAAGFEVERSEAAWRSLLSPAAYAVLREHGTERAHTSPLDGEKRPGRFVCAGCDLPLFASQTKFDSGTGWPSFFEPLPGAVGTQVDTAYGLRRTEVHCRRCGGHLGHVFEDGPRPTGLRYCMNGVSLRFEPAAGPA; encoded by the coding sequence ATGAACCGCCGCCAGACCCTGCGTGCCGGCGCCTCGCTGCTGGGCCTCTTCGCGGGCTCGCGCCTGATGGAAACGGTCGCGGGCCCCGCCCGCGCCGCCGGCTTCGAGGTCGAGCGCTCCGAGGCCGCGTGGCGTAGCCTGCTGTCGCCCGCCGCCTACGCGGTGCTGCGCGAGCACGGCACCGAGCGGGCGCATACCAGCCCGCTCGACGGCGAGAAGCGCCCCGGACGCTTCGTCTGCGCCGGCTGCGACCTGCCGCTGTTCGCCTCGCAGACCAAGTTCGACAGCGGCACCGGCTGGCCGAGCTTCTTCGAACCCCTGCCCGGCGCGGTCGGCACGCAGGTCGACACCGCCTACGGCCTGCGGCGCACGGAGGTGCATTGCCGCCGCTGCGGCGGCCATCTCGGCCACGTGTTCGAGGACGGCCCGAGGCCCACCGGCCTGCGCTACTGCATGAACGGCGTCTCCCTGCGCTTCGAGCCCGCCGCCGGACCGGCCTGA
- a CDS encoding BrnA antitoxin family protein, which produces MTEKPTQPRGKLVRFDSLDDMPPAAPLSRAFKDLTEDEAEGRAAGDPDAGPIPVGFWDTAKPVETETKEQITLRLDPDVLRHFRSTGKGYQSRINAVLKSYVRAKEKAV; this is translated from the coding sequence ATGACCGAAAAGCCTACGCAACCGCGCGGCAAGCTCGTCCGCTTCGACAGTCTCGACGACATGCCGCCGGCCGCACCGTTGAGCCGCGCGTTCAAGGATCTGACCGAGGACGAAGCCGAGGGCCGTGCGGCCGGAGATCCGGATGCGGGTCCGATCCCGGTCGGGTTTTGGGATACGGCGAAGCCTGTCGAGACCGAGACGAAGGAGCAGATCACCTTGCGGCTCGATCCCGACGTGCTCAGGCATTTCCGAAGCACCGGAAAGGGTTATCAATCCCGGATCAACGCCGTGCTCAAAAGCTACGTGCGGGCGAAAGAGAAGGCGGTCTGA
- a CDS encoding DUF429 domain-containing protein produces the protein MARWVAGLDGCRGAWAGVLIDLDDPARWRCARFARIADLLDGPEAPVIAGIDVPIGLPDRVTGGGRSADRAARAFLGAGRASVFPVPPRAAVHAGSYEEAKALSRAGSEPPFAPSIQLWNILRYVREADGLLRARPDLRERLHEVHPEVAFFRLNGDRRLAAGKKGPARAAGLAERRALLIAAGLPQALVASKPPPKVAAEGRRGRPSRRHGRPRRRPRHRRGPRRAASRPNRARQLWPARRDLGARPDSPALAMRMTP, from the coding sequence ATGGCGCGCTGGGTGGCGGGACTCGACGGGTGCCGGGGCGCCTGGGCCGGCGTGCTGATCGACCTCGACGATCCCGCCCGCTGGCGCTGCGCCCGGTTCGCGCGGATCGCCGATCTGCTCGACGGCCCGGAGGCGCCGGTCATCGCCGGCATCGACGTGCCGATCGGCCTGCCCGACCGGGTGACCGGCGGCGGGCGCTCCGCCGACCGGGCGGCCCGGGCGTTTCTCGGCGCGGGCCGCGCCAGCGTCTTCCCGGTGCCGCCGCGCGCGGCGGTCCATGCCGGGAGCTACGAGGAGGCCAAGGCGCTGTCGCGGGCCGGCTCCGAGCCGCCCTTCGCCCCCTCGATCCAGCTCTGGAACATCCTGCGCTACGTCCGCGAGGCCGACGGCCTGCTGCGGGCGCGGCCCGACCTGCGGGAACGCCTGCACGAGGTCCATCCGGAGGTCGCCTTCTTCCGCCTCAACGGCGACCGCCGCCTCGCCGCCGGCAAGAAGGGGCCGGCCCGCGCCGCGGGTCTGGCCGAGCGCCGGGCGCTGCTGATCGCCGCCGGGCTGCCGCAGGCGCTGGTCGCCTCGAAGCCGCCGCCGAAGGTCGCCGCCGAAGGTCGCCGCGGACGACCATCTCGACGCCATGGCCGCCCTCGTCGTCGCCCGCGACATCGCCGGGGGCCGCGCCGCGCCGCTTCCCGACCGAATCGAGCGCGACAGCTATGGCCTGCCCGTCGCGATCTGGGCGCCCGCCCCGATTCACCCGCCCTTGCCATGAGGATGACGCCGTGA
- a CDS encoding (2Fe-2S)-binding protein produces MIVCSCNVLSDGQVRACLQPGPGCPRTPAQVYGCLGCSAKCGRCARTIRSILRKTLDEAQAHTAAHGGHACSAPCEVSCSLGSFQTTREPEGVAA; encoded by the coding sequence ATGATCGTCTGCTCTTGCAACGTCCTCTCCGACGGACAGGTCCGCGCGTGCCTGCAGCCGGGACCGGGCTGTCCCCGCACCCCGGCCCAGGTCTACGGCTGCCTCGGCTGCAGCGCGAAATGCGGGCGCTGCGCCCGCACCATCCGCTCGATCCTGCGCAAGACGCTCGACGAGGCGCAGGCCCATACCGCCGCGCATGGCGGCCATGCCTGTTCGGCCCCCTGCGAGGTGTCTTGCAGTTTGGGATCATTCCAAACTACAAGGGAGCCCGAGGGCGTCGCAGCCTGA
- the msrA gene encoding peptide-methionine (S)-S-oxide reductase MsrA, with amino-acid sequence MTATPERFRPRTPLLLGGLALIACASLPPASAEGAGQRLPEAAMIAREGSGLRTATFAGGCFWGVQGVFQHVKGVTNAVSGYAGGHRASARYEQVGTGRTGHAEAVQVTYDPSAIRYDELLRIFFSVALDPTEVNRQGPDTGPQYRSAIFPADESQARVARAYIAQLDGAKVFPKPIATRIESGAFYPAEGYHQDFMALHPDNGYIVVNDAPKLRDLKALFPERANAQPVLVGRPPA; translated from the coding sequence ATGACCGCGACGCCCGAACGCTTCCGCCCGCGCACGCCGCTCCTGCTCGGCGGCCTCGCCCTCATCGCCTGCGCGAGCCTGCCGCCGGCGTCCGCGGAGGGGGCCGGGCAGCGCCTGCCCGAAGCGGCCATGATCGCGAGAGAAGGTTCGGGCCTGCGGACCGCGACCTTCGCCGGCGGCTGCTTCTGGGGCGTGCAGGGCGTGTTCCAGCACGTGAAGGGCGTGACGAACGCGGTCTCCGGCTATGCCGGCGGCCATCGGGCGAGCGCCCGCTACGAGCAGGTCGGCACCGGCCGCACCGGGCATGCGGAGGCGGTGCAGGTCACCTACGACCCGTCGGCGATCCGCTACGACGAGCTTCTGCGGATCTTCTTCTCGGTGGCGCTCGATCCGACCGAGGTGAACCGGCAGGGCCCGGATACCGGCCCGCAATACCGCTCGGCGATCTTCCCGGCGGACGAGAGCCAGGCGAGGGTGGCCCGGGCCTACATCGCCCAACTCGACGGGGCGAAGGTCTTCCCGAAGCCCATCGCCACCCGGATCGAGTCCGGCGCCTTCTATCCGGCGGAAGGCTACCACCAGGACTTCATGGCCCTGCATCCGGACAACGGCTACATCGTCGTCAACGACGCGCCGAAGCTGCGGGATCTCAAGGCGCTGTTCCCCGAGCGGGCGAACGCCCAGCCGGTGCTGGTGGGCCGCCCGCCGGCTTGA
- a CDS encoding carbonic anhydrase translates to MFPQVLTDGYRSFLGERLPNERRKYETLGTDGQEPDVLLIGCCDSRVAPEVIFDTGPGQIFTIRNVANIVPPAEHDSAYHGTSSAIEFAVQALKVKHVVVLGHATCGGIKAAGHGSDPLSTGNFIGRWVSLVEPATKKLAAAGDGKDKEGYLTRLEYAMIGQSLENLMTFDFIREAVEAGRLHLHGAHFGIITGELRIRDPKTGEFQSVVARDGQTLASSALIGCTEA, encoded by the coding sequence ATGTTTCCTCAGGTTCTGACCGATGGCTACCGCAGCTTCCTCGGCGAGCGGCTGCCGAACGAACGGCGCAAGTACGAAACGCTCGGCACGGACGGCCAGGAACCGGACGTGCTGCTGATCGGCTGCTGCGACAGCCGCGTCGCGCCGGAGGTGATCTTCGACACCGGCCCCGGCCAGATCTTCACGATCCGCAACGTGGCCAACATCGTGCCGCCGGCCGAGCACGACAGCGCCTATCACGGCACCTCCTCGGCGATCGAGTTCGCGGTGCAGGCGCTGAAGGTGAAGCACGTCGTCGTGCTCGGCCACGCCACCTGCGGCGGCATCAAGGCGGCCGGGCACGGCTCCGACCCGCTCTCCACGGGCAACTTCATCGGCCGCTGGGTCTCGCTGGTCGAGCCGGCGACGAAGAAGCTCGCCGCGGCCGGCGACGGCAAGGACAAGGAGGGCTACCTCACCCGTCTCGAATACGCGATGATCGGGCAGAGCCTCGAGAACCTGATGACCTTCGACTTCATCCGCGAGGCGGTCGAGGCGGGTCGGCTCCACCTGCACGGGGCGCATTTCGGCATCATCACGGGCGAGCTGCGCATCCGCGACCCGAAGACCGGCGAGTTCCAGTCCGTGGTCGCCCGCGACGGCCAGACGCTGGCCTCCTCGGCGCTGATCGGCTGCACCGAGGCCTGA
- a CDS encoding universal stress protein: protein MKTLLVPVTLHDALPSVFDTAVLVARRFGSLIEGVSLRPALAEYVPVDMVGGMTWLRDEEADQAEAQDAGRRFVAAMEAAGLPRREPGASIAPDAAANAGPRYRWQPDVPPGDAFLGQYARLFSATVVGRPGPDDGAPRMTTFETALFESGRPIVLAPPTAPSCLGEAVLIAWNGSTETARAVAFAMPFLRRARRVLVLSAEGGMVPGPSAEDVARALACEGIEAGHKALPAGRRTPGELYLDTAESFGCDLLIKGAYTQSRLRQMIFGGPTSHILSHATVPVLMAH from the coding sequence ATGAAGACCCTGCTCGTTCCGGTCACCCTCCACGACGCCCTGCCCTCGGTGTTCGACACGGCGGTGCTGGTGGCGCGCCGCTTCGGCAGCCTGATCGAGGGCGTGTCCTTACGCCCGGCGCTCGCCGAATACGTCCCCGTCGACATGGTCGGCGGCATGACGTGGCTGCGCGACGAGGAGGCCGACCAGGCCGAGGCACAGGATGCGGGCCGGCGCTTCGTGGCGGCGATGGAGGCCGCCGGCCTGCCCCGGCGCGAGCCCGGCGCCTCCATCGCCCCGGACGCGGCGGCCAATGCCGGCCCCCGCTACCGCTGGCAGCCCGACGTGCCGCCGGGCGACGCCTTCCTCGGCCAGTACGCGCGGCTGTTCTCGGCCACCGTCGTCGGCCGGCCCGGCCCCGACGACGGCGCGCCGCGCATGACCACCTTCGAGACCGCCCTGTTCGAGAGCGGGCGGCCGATCGTCCTGGCGCCGCCCACCGCCCCGTCCTGCCTCGGCGAGGCGGTGCTGATCGCCTGGAACGGCTCGACCGAGACGGCGCGGGCCGTCGCCTTCGCCATGCCGTTCCTGCGCCGCGCCCGGCGCGTCCTCGTGCTCAGCGCCGAGGGCGGCATGGTGCCGGGGCCCAGCGCCGAGGACGTGGCCCGTGCGCTCGCCTGCGAAGGGATCGAGGCCGGGCACAAGGCGCTGCCCGCCGGTCGCCGCACGCCGGGTGAACTCTACCTCGACACCGCCGAATCGTTCGGCTGCGACCTCCTGATCAAGGGCGCCTACACCCAGAGCCGCCTGCGCCAGATGATCTTCGGCGGGCCGACCAGCCACATCCTGTCGCACGCGACCGTGCCGGTGCTGATGGCGCACTGA
- a CDS encoding acyltransferase, protein MQALRAFAALLVVIHHGQNEAAILAGRTGTGFVPGDWLPWPAGVDVFFVVSGFIIVHAAGPLYGQPGARGRFLAHRLARLAPLYWLVSGLYLALGLAAPALLGGEGGRPGWAHSLASFLFWPAARADGAVLPLYGLGWTLNYEMAFYGLFALGLGLTRRGAVAWLAGALALGVGVGRLIPGLPVPLAFWSDPIVLEFAFGAGLALARAEGVRLGGLGRLALAAAGVAGLAAAPAEPSLRFLAWGLPAALLVAAAVFGRDRPGPSHGAGARALEHRPGYRIQDDARNSCFCIVFSDKPAATFRDDALALAERLGDASYALYLLHPFVLRGVREILLRSGLAPLLGPWPSLILMVALTLPAALLAHRLVERPLTRRVRRRLDRAVSSVPGTKSAARPET, encoded by the coding sequence GTGCAGGCGCTCCGCGCCTTCGCCGCACTGCTCGTCGTGATTCACCACGGGCAGAACGAGGCCGCGATCCTGGCCGGACGCACGGGAACCGGCTTCGTCCCCGGCGATTGGCTGCCCTGGCCGGCGGGGGTCGACGTCTTCTTCGTCGTCTCCGGCTTCATCATCGTCCACGCCGCCGGCCCGCTCTACGGGCAGCCCGGGGCGCGGGGCCGCTTCCTCGCCCACCGCCTCGCCCGCCTCGCGCCGCTCTACTGGCTGGTGAGCGGGCTCTACCTCGCTCTCGGCCTCGCGGCACCGGCCCTGCTCGGCGGCGAGGGCGGCCGCCCGGGCTGGGCCCATTCCCTGGCCTCGTTCCTGTTCTGGCCGGCGGCGCGGGCCGACGGGGCGGTGCTGCCGCTCTACGGGCTCGGCTGGACCCTGAACTACGAGATGGCCTTCTACGGACTCTTCGCCCTCGGTCTGGGCCTCACCCGGCGCGGGGCGGTGGCGTGGCTCGCGGGCGCGCTCGCGCTCGGCGTCGGGGTCGGCCGGCTGATCCCCGGTCTCCCGGTCCCCCTCGCCTTCTGGTCCGATCCGATCGTCCTCGAATTCGCCTTCGGGGCCGGTCTCGCCCTGGCCCGGGCCGAAGGGGTTCGCCTGGGCGGCCTCGGCCGGCTCGCGCTCGCCGCCGCCGGGGTGGCGGGGCTCGCCGCGGCGCCGGCCGAGCCGTCGCTGCGGTTCCTCGCCTGGGGCCTGCCCGCCGCGCTCCTCGTCGCGGCGGCGGTGTTCGGGCGGGACAGGCCCGGCCCCTCCCACGGCGCGGGCGCCCGGGCGCTCGAGCATCGTCCTGGATACCGGATCCAGGACGATGCTCGAAACTCTTGTTTCTGCATCGTCTTTTCAGACAAGCCGGCAGCCACCTTTCGGGACGATGCTCTCGCCCTCGCGGAGCGGCTGGGCGATGCCTCCTACGCCCTCTACCTGCTGCATCCCTTCGTCCTGCGCGGGGTCCGCGAGATCCTGCTGCGCAGCGGCCTCGCCCCCCTCCTCGGACCCTGGCCGAGCCTGATCCTGATGGTCGCGCTGACCCTGCCCGCGGCGCTTCTCGCCCACCGCCTCGTCGAGCGGCCTCTGACCCGCCGCGTTCGCCGCCGGCTCGACCGCGCCGTCTCCTCCGTGCCCGGCACGAAAAGTGCCGCGCGCCCGGAGACATAA
- the metW gene encoding methionine biosynthesis protein MetW encodes MSESFTDAASGAPWEAAEALPRGEGAARIDHIVVLGLVPPGARVLDIGCGDGSLLALLRDRRGVDGRGIELSREGVNACLARGLPVIQGDADTDLANYPDDAFDVVVLSQTIQATRNPRIVLEHLLRIGRQVVISFPNFGHWRVRAELAFRGRMPVTEIMPETWYETPNIHHCTIRDFVGLCRDVGARIEKATALDARGRPMRFSMPWWFWNLIGAQGVFLLRRGGTRG; translated from the coding sequence ATGAGCGAGAGCTTCACCGACGCCGCCTCCGGCGCGCCCTGGGAGGCCGCCGAGGCCCTGCCCCGCGGCGAGGGCGCGGCGCGCATCGACCACATCGTCGTGCTCGGCCTCGTGCCGCCGGGCGCGCGCGTGCTCGACATCGGCTGCGGCGACGGCTCGCTGCTGGCGCTCCTGCGCGACCGCCGCGGGGTCGACGGACGCGGCATCGAACTGTCGCGCGAGGGCGTCAACGCCTGCCTCGCCCGCGGCCTGCCGGTGATCCAGGGCGACGCCGACACCGATCTCGCCAACTACCCCGACGACGCCTTCGACGTGGTGGTCCTGTCCCAGACCATCCAGGCGACCCGCAACCCGCGCATCGTGCTGGAGCACCTGCTGCGGATCGGGCGGCAGGTCGTGATCTCGTTCCCGAATTTCGGCCACTGGCGGGTGCGGGCCGAACTCGCCTTCCGCGGCCGGATGCCGGTCACCGAGATCATGCCGGAGACGTGGTACGAGACGCCCAACATCCACCACTGCACCATCCGCGACTTCGTCGGCCTGTGCCGCGACGTCGGCGCCCGCATCGAGAAGGCCACCGCCCTCGACGCGCGGGGACGGCCGATGCGCTTCTCGATGCCGTGGTGGTTCTGGAACCTGATCGGCGCGCAGGGCGTGTTCCTGCTGAGGCGCGGCGGGACGCGGGGGTGA